One window from the genome of Mycolicibacterium gadium encodes:
- a CDS encoding MCE family protein, whose amino-acid sequence MMATRKRLATWVAALLAVVLVAGAAFLVRQVFFGPKTITAYFPTATAIYPGDEVRVSGVEVGRIESIQPEGTQTKLILEVDRDVPVPAGAKAVIVAQNLIAARYVQLTPAYREGDGPTMADGAVIPSDRTAVPVEWDEVKTQLMRLATELGPKPGSQGAVTDTSIGRFIDSAANAMDGNGEKLRSTLAELSGVARIFAEGSGNIVDIIKNLQVFVSALRDSKRQIVLFQNRLASLTSVVDNSRSDLDAALSDLSVAIGEVQRFVAGSREQTAEQIRSLAAVTQNLVDSRLPLENVLHVAPNAIANYLNIYYPPTGGVSGAFSFVNFSNPVYFICGMIGGVANTTAPETAKLCEQYLGPALRLLNFNNLPLPINPYLRPSAKPENLIYTDPKLAPGGTGPGDPPEPRPAVSAYTGAGDVAPPPGYGGVGLPAMPPGLYGHDEVPAIPSPALYPGAPIPGPPNIQTGPGTPSVQNMLLPPSAAVPPPPGPLLPAEGTPPS is encoded by the coding sequence ATGATGGCAACCCGTAAGCGCCTCGCGACATGGGTCGCCGCGCTGCTCGCCGTGGTGCTGGTGGCCGGAGCCGCGTTCCTGGTGCGCCAGGTCTTCTTTGGACCCAAGACCATCACCGCGTATTTCCCCACGGCGACCGCCATTTATCCGGGTGACGAGGTGCGGGTATCCGGTGTCGAGGTCGGCAGAATCGAGAGCATCCAACCCGAGGGCACGCAGACCAAGCTGATCCTGGAGGTCGACCGCGACGTGCCGGTGCCTGCGGGCGCCAAAGCGGTGATCGTCGCGCAGAATCTGATCGCCGCACGGTATGTGCAGCTCACGCCGGCATATCGCGAGGGTGACGGGCCCACGATGGCCGACGGTGCGGTGATTCCCAGTGACCGGACCGCGGTCCCAGTCGAGTGGGATGAGGTCAAAACCCAATTGATGCGGCTGGCAACCGAACTGGGTCCCAAGCCCGGCTCGCAGGGCGCGGTAACCGACACTTCCATCGGCAGGTTCATCGACAGCGCCGCCAATGCGATGGACGGCAACGGCGAGAAGCTTAGATCGACGCTTGCCGAATTATCAGGTGTCGCAAGGATCTTCGCCGAAGGCAGCGGCAACATCGTAGACATCATCAAGAACCTGCAGGTCTTCGTCAGCGCGTTGCGCGACAGCAAGCGGCAGATCGTCCTGTTCCAGAACCGCCTGGCCAGCCTGACCAGCGTGGTGGACAACAGCAGGTCGGATCTGGACGCTGCGCTGTCGGATCTGTCTGTCGCGATCGGGGAGGTGCAGCGGTTCGTCGCGGGCAGTCGCGAACAGACCGCTGAGCAGATCAGAAGCCTGGCGGCTGTCACACAAAACCTGGTCGACAGTCGGCTGCCCTTGGAGAATGTCCTGCATGTGGCGCCCAATGCCATCGCAAACTATCTGAACATCTACTACCCGCCGACCGGCGGCGTGAGTGGGGCCTTCTCTTTCGTCAACTTTTCGAACCCGGTGTACTTCATCTGCGGCATGATTGGCGGCGTCGCCAACACCACGGCACCCGAGACGGCGAAACTCTGCGAGCAGTACCTCGGTCCGGCGCTGAGACTGCTGAACTTCAACAACCTGCCACTGCCGATCAATCCGTACCTGCGACCGAGCGCCAAACCGGAAAACCTCATTTACACAGACCCCAAGCTTGCGCCGGGCGGTACCGGGCCGGGTGATCCACCCGAGCCTCGACCAGCGGTCTCGGCATACACGGGTGCCGGAGATGTGGCACCGCCGCCCGGATACGGAGGAGTCGGACTACCCGCCATGCCGCCGGGCCTATACGGGCACGACGAAGTGCCCGCGATACCGTCGCCCGCGCTGTATCCAGGCGCGCCGATTCCAGGGCCGCCCAACATCCAGACCGGCCCGGGGACGCCGTCGGTTCAGAACATGCTGCTCCCACCAAGCGCGGCTGTCCCGCCGCCACCGGGTCCGTTGCTGCCTGCGGAAGGGACGCCGCCATCATGA
- a CDS encoding MCE family protein: MIRRRVKAMLASGCCLAAAMTGCAYQGINSLPLPGAVGRGPDSVQYTVQVPNVATLESNSPVMVNDVIVGSVGKMTVDAWHANVEVSVKPDVVIAENAVASVGQTSLLGSMHLALNPPLGEPPSGRLQPGSTLPLNQSSTYPTTEQTLSSLSTIVNAGGLGQIGDVIHNFSAALSGREPQIRELLTQLNDFVGTLDAQRDNIIESVKQLNRVAGKFASQRDVIDRALREIPPAIDVLVKERPNLTTALQKLGTFSDTATQLVNDAGDDLVKNLQGLEPALKSLADIGPDLSQALIFATAFPYGPAFADKIAKGDYINLMATFDLTYPRFKRGILLGTRWGDQNAKLIPAPGDPYFLNYAYDPIMVGVAPPPSDLPPAPDAASGAQINNMFGPVLPMVPPPAARPQFGPAPKLDGSQIFAGPFGAEAPSGSAPAELPAPPAGAELPGPPVGAELPAPPTGGGG; this comes from the coding sequence ATGATCCGTCGCCGTGTGAAGGCAATGCTTGCCTCGGGGTGCTGCCTGGCCGCAGCGATGACAGGCTGTGCCTACCAGGGGATCAACTCGCTGCCGCTGCCCGGTGCAGTCGGCCGTGGTCCTGACTCGGTGCAGTACACGGTGCAGGTCCCGAATGTGGCCACGCTCGAGTCGAATTCGCCGGTGATGGTCAACGACGTCATCGTCGGCAGCGTAGGGAAGATGACCGTCGACGCATGGCACGCGAACGTCGAGGTGTCGGTCAAGCCCGACGTTGTCATAGCGGAGAACGCGGTCGCCTCCGTCGGGCAGACGAGCCTCCTGGGTTCAATGCATCTCGCACTGAATCCACCGCTGGGCGAACCGCCGAGCGGTCGCCTGCAACCCGGTTCCACCCTTCCGCTGAACCAGTCATCGACCTATCCGACCACCGAGCAGACACTGTCGTCTCTGTCGACCATCGTCAACGCGGGCGGGCTTGGGCAGATCGGCGATGTCATCCACAACTTCAGCGCTGCGCTATCGGGGCGGGAGCCACAGATCCGTGAACTGCTCACCCAGCTCAACGATTTCGTGGGAACGCTGGATGCCCAGCGCGACAACATCATCGAGTCCGTCAAGCAACTCAACCGCGTGGCCGGCAAATTCGCGAGTCAACGCGACGTGATCGATCGGGCACTCAGAGAGATTCCGCCCGCGATAGACGTGCTGGTGAAGGAGCGACCGAACCTCACCACGGCGCTGCAAAAACTGGGGACCTTCAGCGACACTGCCACCCAGTTGGTCAACGATGCCGGCGACGATCTGGTGAAAAATTTGCAAGGCCTCGAACCGGCACTCAAATCGCTCGCCGACATCGGCCCCGATCTCAGTCAGGCGTTGATCTTCGCGACGGCGTTTCCGTACGGCCCGGCATTCGCCGACAAGATCGCCAAGGGTGACTACATCAATCTCATGGCCACGTTCGACCTGACTTACCCGCGTTTCAAGCGCGGAATCCTGCTCGGCACCCGATGGGGCGATCAGAACGCCAAGCTCATTCCCGCGCCGGGCGATCCGTATTTCCTGAACTACGCCTACGACCCGATCATGGTGGGCGTCGCGCCGCCGCCAAGCGACCTGCCGCCCGCGCCCGATGCGGCTTCGGGAGCGCAGATCAACAACATGTTCGGGCCGGTGCTACCGATGGTTCCGCCGCCTGCGGCCAGGCCGCAATTCGGACCTGCCCCAAAGCTCGACGGCTCGCAGATCTTCGCCGGTCCCTTCGGCGCGGAAGCGCCTTCCGGATCGGCTCCTGCTGAATTGCCGGCACCGCCGGCGGGAGCTGAATTGCCAGGGCCGCCGGTGGGAGCTGAATTGCCGGCGCCGCCGACGGGTGGAGGTGGCTGA